A genomic window from Candidatus Desulfatibia profunda includes:
- the speB gene encoding agmatinase, translated as MDQKHFVPFGGNEIQIPDIDHARAVVLPLCYESKPSYGTGSGSGPYHILNASLQLESIDEEALIDWSLRKIHTLTPLCPSNDPRQAVGQMQQAAENVLRRQKFLLSLGGDHAISIGPIKAASNLYPDIGVLQIDAHLDLRDEWNGSRYNHACVMRRVAEDMKLQVVPVGIRAIDPEEADFLSHGNIFPLYAHEIDPLDYGWIERVVDALPPKVYMTIDLDGLDPSVIPGTGTPEPGGLSYRQLVALIKMVGLKKKVVAADITELAKIEGTQVSEYTAAKIATKLFVYCL; from the coding sequence ATGGATCAAAAACATTTTGTTCCTTTTGGAGGAAACGAAATTCAGATTCCGGATATCGATCATGCCAGAGCCGTGGTGTTGCCGCTGTGTTACGAAAGCAAGCCTTCATACGGAACCGGCAGCGGCTCAGGGCCCTATCATATTTTAAACGCATCGCTGCAACTGGAAAGCATTGATGAGGAAGCCCTGATAGACTGGAGTTTGCGAAAAATCCACACCTTAACGCCCCTTTGCCCTTCAAACGATCCCCGGCAGGCTGTCGGCCAAATGCAGCAAGCGGCTGAAAACGTGTTGAGGCGTCAAAAGTTTCTATTATCTCTCGGCGGCGATCACGCCATCTCCATTGGACCGATCAAAGCCGCTTCGAATCTTTACCCGGATATTGGTGTGCTGCAGATCGATGCCCACCTCGACTTGAGAGATGAATGGAACGGCAGCCGATACAATCATGCCTGCGTCATGCGCAGGGTCGCCGAAGATATGAAGCTTCAGGTCGTACCGGTGGGAATCCGTGCAATTGATCCGGAAGAGGCGGACTTTCTTAGCCATGGGAACATTTTCCCGCTGTATGCCCACGAGATAGATCCCTTGGATTACGGCTGGATAGAGCGGGTTGTAGATGCGCTGCCGCCAAAAGTTTACATGACCATCGACCTTGACGGCCTCGACCCTTCCGTAATTCCAGGTACCGGCACCCCCGAACCCGGCGGCCTTTCATACCGGCAGCTTGTAGCACTGATCAAAATGGTAGGCCTGAAAAAGAAGGTTGTAGCGGCCGATATCACCGAGCTTGCTAAAATCGAAGGGACGCAAGTGTCGGAATATACCGCAGCCAAGATTGCAACCAAGCTGTTTGTCTACTGCCTCTAG